The Sebastes umbrosus isolate fSebUmb1 chromosome 4, fSebUmb1.pri, whole genome shotgun sequence genome has a window encoding:
- the si:ch211-272n13.3 gene encoding ankyrin repeat domain-containing protein 26 isoform X2, which translates to MKKIFSFTKRKKHPSSSTPDNGSVLSVGYELKEKDLGKVHKAASVGDLAKLKQLAKKNDINQLDKENRTALHIACASGHVEVVQFLVESKAKLNLCDNQNRSALMKAVQGQHERCLTTLLENHAEPNLVDINGNTALHLTANIPSIPTAALLLEHEADINAQNKEGFTPLTVSVREDHIEMAEFLLKEGAGVNFMDQAQRSPLMIAAGNGQINMLRLLLRYNADITLKDTKGWSADDYAVMNGHHPCSLLIIEHSTQRNDGPSHQGPSKKKQKTLLGSPSQDIEAGFSLGGPATDKDEHGANEAGGDFEDNSQSESLSRVSKSAADEWASSEDDDGSVLIEKKPQKLNLRKMIASKRGEASALPDRSLSGTESEPENENRVQQLPSLPRALPSSRALQLPVDPSPVSFLSKAPQMTSTPLPSYRKKKDSTGDEDDNDQEEERDDDEEEDVSDENDPPDRKESGEFLYASSPVPEAEVSKDKKRDFLSELGLEKGEEEQDSWDSESHSDNPNIPHEGKQSSHTQDREEITTVEEEVKENLFYIPSFLRGQGGARMAVLEPRRSVGRPRGSQGEVGNDGNGKNRAERVDKDDSKQKETEKIKWEPLRVLRKLEGDIERKTDVMEELGLGDVDDLEDASDWDSASTTSKRTLPGRRMPSPGLEEFPECSYPSVKEQEEDIAPAAPLTPQRSVNSNKTLPSTPPQPQTQPKPQPQPQPRSRKMVLQKPESEEDSDWEPDNVASSCNTAKIDNQLRSIAEPQAAVTPGSPELSPMTGDRKSNVESDKQQQKEIDDDDDAVDTCELDLNNPCPSGEKDNDFKDQRGPEERGEAGDGVPWENRYEKLWVEVEKREVKSTFKNVAGELKEKFGELQKSRRSAEEEEEEQAMAESAEEESSDEEEEGEVIVRPAARARSTVLLTIPEQRESGPDDSATESSDNSLCEGGMQVYEPAASESNMCREPYLLADDFLEERRSSSPRLATAQRHSCIDPVATSFTDDTIRMSVVDRSTFSKDDSKLGPFQKTHLDLICKDNAANLDGAEKNNASSEEDPEEFAKSRPPSLSRRSASVPGVSDEELEEDMERFKLEVGMLKVVFLDLEKEKAQLQKEVGKETTQTATEVQQPSTSSWHTGGTALEEMRTEKPETRLGSLSSQAGAIHQEQQQPVATKSTNGAAVQTYNSYRQEGHAVEEPSQPELVRGARRCRAPQTNTHVNGDPLSVFDDSTLSEVSDDEGSGQQKNENPEEEEMAEDFDEVTQSSDTATDDIDSPTSGYRHASLLVQKLDSATLDSRSMVKLQNIFHEYERSIQKARSRHGYLADKVSKLETERAELKSSLEEVKDFKSALERNQLELQTEVTNLKFQLKQEQEYRHDATMMYNSTRDKLRRTEEQHQLEVQKRQKVELTLRNLELEMRTLVNSMKQLEEDHSETQRLLVQERSARTLQENLLNGHLRKQQEIEDENKRNMSRSNEALSQLTEASDRERELLQQNAALQEQLIILRTDLERSNANSSLKESHILEENEALKEQLEDARRDLKLNSEALTQTVFTCNNQVTTLKSELAITTSRLENERQTRETLDAEVESTRVRLAGAVKEAELCLTAHNDTERALLREKEEHQRLKDRLTGDAAGQREAVGSLSQKLAKAETRANSMENEVHRATLQLTEKGLLLDVLQREKDQAAVRVKELEASLQAERELSSRAGARQEATQERLAQTQSEGMLLRQQLEEAQNKGVAKEHAVTEAQERFSDLLSKLRSDSEERVQLVEERNKELAGKAADLRDQIYKLEEDKTDRETSLRQLQQELADSLKRLSMSEASLEVNTRYRNDLEEEKARLFRDLDRLRGKLEESEDQHVQAERRINGLKSSLDEREKQLTTAAQKHQEALSAAAASDTTIKQLEEAVQRLEIENARLEAAAKQQSNKIDALQKGVQESAMLSDCSPSGGGVRGHLEDLVTNLQSSKMTLEDQLNREVQKQSMLSHTAQDSQAMWEEELKSRSKLGLRLAELEKEKGDLSTQMEIEKKKAKKIAEQKKAVDTRLDQEMKRNTDLQKEMYRLRTLLKTAKKKLRDQDTGGAEFGSPMTSLRMDQGRHNLADSSFGRMKEKVDDLQVQLEKEGSRRSQLEKVNGDLKDQLSSLKSLSRSNDQLERGKRQLEEEVLDLRRRMEASQIEQSQVEQYRHDAEDRARQELKQKLEQVNIFLQSQASSQEALDQIKATNEANLRSQLEQKIRELEGELGRARTTHHDSLNQRDSTRTELERYRQLHSEELRLRKSLAAKLDRANGRLADANSKLLNERSRSLITSSIANGSLGGPSLDVGSLGQTAHYGASLGPLNRSLNLGLSLRGPVTDGQNSRVEDYLAKMQSELDRNISKELNNATAELDVASARMSPVGSASRAELDPVSRATQQYLEQSTLATPPRLKERASEREKAAMVERARVNEEREQC; encoded by the exons GTCCCCACTAATGATCGCTGCTGGCAATGGACAAATCAATATGTTGCGGCTGCTCTTGCGGTACAACGCAGATATCACACTAAAGGATACCAAAGGATGGTCAGCTGATGACTACGCGGTGATGAATGGGCATCATCC TTGTTCCCTCCTGATCATTGAGCATAGTACCCAGAGGAATGACGGGCCCTCACATCAAGGTCCGAGCaaaaagaagcagaaaacaCTGCTGGGCAGTCCTTCTCAAGACATTGAAGCAGGCTTCTCTTTGGGAGGACCAGCCACTGACAAAGATG AGCATGGAGCAAATGAAGCAGGGGGAG ATTTTGAAGACAATTCTCAGTCGGAGTCACTAAGTCG AGTTTCAAAAAGTGCTGCAGATGAATGGGCTTCATCAGAAGATGACGATGGATCGGTTTTAATCGAAAAG AAACCACAGAAGCTCAACCTAAGGAAAATGATTGCATCTAAAAGAGGAGAAG CTTCCGCACTGCCTGACAGATCTTTGAGCGGTACGGAGTCTGAGCCGGAGAATGAGAATAGAGTCCAGCAACTTCCATCCCTCCCAAGGGCTTTACCGTCCAGCAGAGCTCTGCAGCTCCCAGTAGATCCCTCTCCCGTTTCCTTCCTTTCCAAAGCCCCCCAGATGACCTCTACCCCTCTTCCAAGCTACAGAAAG aaaaAAGATTCCACTGGGGATGAGGATGATAATGaccaagaggaggagagagatgatgatgaggaggaagatgtCTCAGATGAAAATGATCCACCTGATCGTAAAGAGAGTGGAGAGTTCCTTTACGCCAGCTCACCTGTTCCTGAGGCAGAAGTCTCTAAAGATAAGAAAAGAG ACTTCCTGTCCGAGCTGGGACTAgagaagggagaggaagagcaggacTCCTGGGACTCTGAG tcCCACTCTGATAACCCCAATATTCCACATGAAGGGAAACAAAGCTCGCATACTCAGGATCGAGAAGAGATAACCACTGTTGAAGAAGAGGTCAAAGAAA ACTTGTTTTATATTCCCTCTTTTTTAAGAGGGCAAGGAGGCGCTAGGATGGCAGTCCTAGAGCCTCGGAGGAGTGTAGGCAGGCCCAGAGGCAGCCAGGGAGAGG TTGGAAACGACGGTAACGGTAAAAACAGAGCCGAACGTGTAGATAAAGATGACAGTAAACAGAAAGAG ACTGAGAAAATCAAATGGGAACCACTTCGTGTTTTGAGAAAACTTGAAGGAGATATCGAACGAAAGACAG ATGTAATGGAAGAGCTCGGTCTGGGTGATGTTGATGATCTTGAAG ACGCATCAGACTGGGACTCGGCCAGTACTACCAGTAAGAGAACCCTGCCTGGCCGCAGAATGCCCTCCCCTGGACTTGAGGAGTTCCCAGAATGCTCATATCCATCTGTtaaagagcaggaggaagacaTTGCTCCAGCAGCGCCCCTGACACCTCAGAGGAGCGTCAACTCCAACAAGACTCTGCCCAGCACACCTCCTCAACCCCAAACCCAACCGAAGCCTCAACCCCAACCGCAGCCTCGATCAAGGAAGATGGTGCTTCAGAAACCAGAGAGTGAAGAAG ATTCAGATTGGGAACCAGACAACGTGGCGTCCTCTTGCAATACAGCCAAAATAGACAATCAGCTGCGAAGCATAGCTGAGCCCCAGGCAGCAGTCACACCAG GTTCCCCTGAGCTCTCACCGATGACAGGAGACAGAAAAAGTAACGTAGAGTCTGACAAGCAGCAACAAAAG GAgatagatgatgatgatgatgcagtaGATACATGTGAGTTAGATCTAAATAACCCATGTCCATCTGGAGAGAAGGACAATGACTTTAAAGATCAACGCGGTCCTGAAGAAAGAGGCGAAGCGGGCGACGGAGTCCCGTGGGAGAATCGCTACGAGAAGCtctgggtggaggtggagaaaaGGGAGGTCAAATCCACCTTCAAGAATGTTGCCGGTGAATTAAAAGAGAAGTTTGGAGAACTGCAGAAATCAAGGCGttctgcagaagaagaagaagaagaacaggcCATGGCTGAATCTGCAGAAGAAGAGTCaagtgatgaagaagaagaaggggaagTCATTGTGCGCCCCGCGGCGAGAGCGAGGAGCACCGTCCTTCTCACCATCCCCGAGCAGAGGGAGTCTGGACCGGACGACTCGGCGACAGAGTCAAGTGACAACTCCTTATGCGAGGGTGGGATGCAGGTCTACGAGCCCGCAGCTAGCGAGAGCAACATGTGTCGAGAGCCGTATCTACTCGCTGATGATTTTCTGGAGGAGCGCAGGTCTTCTTCTCCTCGACTCGCCACAGCACAAAGACACAGCTGCATAGATCCCGTTGCCACATCTTTTACTGATGACACCATACGCATGTCTGTTGTTGACCGGAGCACATTCTCAAAGGATGACTCCAAACTTGGGCCGTTCCAGAAAACACATCTGGACCTTATCTGCAAGGACAACGCTGCTAATCTAGATGGAGCTGAGAAAAACAATGCGAGTTCAGAAGAGGATCCCGAGGAATTCGCCAAGTCTCGCCCCCCCTCACTGAGCAGACGTTCAGCATCTGTCCCAGGTGTTTCTGATGAAGAGCTGGAAGAGGACATGGAAAGATTTAAACTTGAGGTAGGGATGCTGAAGGTTGTCTTCCTGGATTTGGAGAAAGAAAAGGCCCAACTCCAGAAAGAG GTTGGCAAAGAGACGACACAGACGGCAACGGAGGTGCAACAACCATCCACTTCTTCCTGGCATACCGGTGGAACGGCACTGGAAGAAATGCGTACTGAGAAACCTGAGACCAGGTTAGGATCCCTGTCAAGTCAAGCTGGAGCAATTCACCAGGAACAGCAGCAGCCTGTGGCCACCAAGAG CACCAACGGGGCAGCAGTGCAGACCTACAATAGCTACAGACAGGAGGGACACGCTGTAGAGGAGCCCTCACAGCCGGAGCTGGTCAGAGGGGCCCGGCGCTGCAGAGCCCCTCAGACCAACACCCATGTCAATGGAgatcctctctctgtgtttgatgaTAGCACTTTAAGTGAAGTGTCCGACGATGAAGGAAG TGGACAACAGAAAAACGAG AACCctgaagaagaggagatggCAGAAGACTTTGATGAAGTCACTCAGTCGTCCGACACGGCCACAGACGACATCGACTCTCCCACTTCAGGCTATCGTCACGCATCCCTCCTCGTCCAGAAGCTGGATTCAGCCACTTTGG ACTCGAGAAGCATGGTGAAGCTGCAGAACATTTTCCACGAATATGAGCGCTCTATCCAAAAGGCGAGGAGTCGCCACGGCTACCTGGCGGACAAGGTGAGCAAGCTGGAAACAGAGAGGGCGGAGTTGAAGAGCTCTCTGGAGGAAGTTAAAGATTTTAAATCTGCCTTGGAGCGCAACCAGCTGGAGCTGCAGACCGAAGTCACAAACCTCAA ATTTCAGCTGAAACAGGAGCAGGAATATCGCCACGACGCCACCATGATGTATAACTCAACCAGAGATAAGctgaggaggacggaggagcAGCATCAGTTGGAGGTTCAGAAGAGGCAGAAGGTGGAGCTCACCCTCAGGAATCTGGAGCTGGAGATGAGAACTCTGGTCAACAGCATGAAACAG CTTGAAGAAGACCACAGTGAGACCCAGAGGCTGCTGGTTCAGGAGCGCAGCGCTCGGACGCTGCAGGAGAATCTGCTCAACGGCCATCTTCGAAAGCAGCAAGAGATAGAGGACGAGAACAAAAGAAACATGAGCAGAAGCAACGAG GCCTTGTCTCAGCTCACTGAGGCCAGTGACAGGGAGAGGGAGTTGCTCCAGCAGAATGCTGCCTTGCAGGAGCAGCTGATCATCCTGAGAACAGACCTGGAGCGCTCCAACGCCAACAGCAGCCTCAAAGAGAGCCACATTTTGGAAGAGAACGAGGCCCTCAAGGAACAGCTAGAAGATGCTCGGCGAGATCTCAAACTCAACAGCGAAGCCCTGACCCAGACTGTCTTCACCTGCAATAACCAGGTGACCACCCTGAAGTCCGAGTTAGCTATAACGACGAGCCGTCTGGAAAATGAGCGGCAGACTCGCGAAACGCTGGACGCAGAGGTCGAGTCCACTCGTGTCCGCCTGGCCGGAGCCGTGAAGGAGGCCGAGCTTTGCCTGACGGCTCACAACGACACAGAGAGGGCTCTGCTCCGTGAGAAAGAGGAACACCAGCGGCTCAAAGACAGACTCACAG GTGATGCAGCCGGTCAACGTGAGGCGGTCGGCAGCCTGTCCCAGAAGCTGGCCAAGGCAGAGACTCGCGCGAACAGCATGGAGAATGAAGTTCATCGGGCCACGCTGCAGCTGACGGAGAAAGGCCTGCTGCTGGACGTCCTGCAAAGGGAGAAGGACCAGGCGGCCGTTCGCGTCAAGGAGCTAGAAGCGTCTCTGCAGGCCGAGAGGGAGCTGAGCAGCCGCGCCGGAGCACGCCAAGAGGCCACGCAGGAGCGGCTAGCCCAGACCCAGAGTGAGGGCATGCTGCTCCGGCAACAGCTTGAGGAGGCCCAAAACAAAGGCGTCGCGAAGGAACACGCTGTGACAGAAGCCCAAGAGCGCTTCAGTGACCTTCTGTCCAAGCTGCGCTCTGACAGCGAAGAGAGAGTACAGCTAGTGGAGGAAAGAAATAAGGAGCTCGCCGGTAAGGCCGCTGATCTCCGAGATCAGATCTACAAGTTAGAGGAAGACAAGACCGACAGAGAG ACTAGTCTGaggcagctgcagcaggagctGGCTGACTCCCTCAAGAGGCTGTCGATGAGCGAGGCTTCTCTGGAGGTCAACACGCGCTATCGCAAtgacctggaggaggagaaggctcGGCTCTTTAGAGACTTGGACAGGCTCAGAGGAAAG CTGGAGGAAAGCGAAGACCAGCATGTGCAGGCTGAGAGACGGATCAACGGTCTGAAGAGCAGTCTCGATGAAAGGGAAAAGCAACTCACCACCGCGGCTCAGAAACACCAGGAGGCGCTGTCCGCCGCGGCAGCTTCTGATACCACCATCAAACAGCTGGAGGAAGCTGTGCAAAG GCTGGAGATCGAGAACGCCAGGCTGGAAGCTGCTGCAAAGCAACAGTCCAACAAAATTGATGCGCTTCAGAAAGGGGTTCAGGAATCTGCCATG CTATCTGACTGCTCGCCTTCAGGAGGAGGG gtcagaggtcatttgGAGGACTTGGTTACAAACCTCCAAAGCAGTAAGATGACTTTGGAAGACCAACTCAATCGAGAG GTCCAGAAGCAAAGCATGCTGTCTCACACAGCCCAGGACTCCCAGGCCATGTgggaggaggagctgaagagccgctCTAAGTTGGGACTGCGCCTGGCGGAGCTTGAAAAGGAGAAAGGAGACTTGAGCACCCAG ATGGAAATAGAAAAGAagaaagccaagaagatagcgGAGCAGAAGAAGGCTGTAGACACGCGGCTGGATCAAGAGATGAAGAGAAACACAGATCTCCAGAAAGAAATGTACAG GTTGCGTACTTTATTGAAGACTGCAAAGAAGAAGTTGCGGGATCAGGACACAGGCGGAGCTGAGTTTGGCTCTCCTATGACCAGTCTACGGATGGACCAAGGCAGACACAACCTGGCCGACAGTTCCTTTGGACGAATGAAAGAAAAG GTGGACGATCTGCAGGTGCAGCTGGAGAAGGAAGGGTCCCGTCGCAGCCAGCTAGAGAAGGTGAACGGCGACCTCAAGGATCAGCTGTCCTCCCTGAAGAGCTTGAGCCGCAGCAACGACCAACTGGAGAGGGGCAAgaggcagctggaggaggaggtgctggaCCTGAGACGCCGAATGGAGGCCTCTCAGATTGAGCAGAGCCAGGTGGAGCAGTACCGCCACGACGCAGAGGACAGGGCCCgtcaggagctcaaacagaaaCTGGAGCAGGTCAACATCTTCCTGCAG TCCCAGGCATCATCCCAAGAAGCACTGGATCAGATTAAAGCGACCAACGAGGCCAACCTGCGCTCCCAGCTGGAGCAGAAGATCCGAGAGCTGGAGGGGGAACTGGGCCGGGCCCGCACCACCCATCACGACAGCCTCAACCAAAGAGACTCCACGCGCACGGAGCTAGAGCGATACCGCCAACTTCACTCCGAGGAGCTACGCCTCCGCAAGTCCCTGGCTGCCAAACTAGACAG AGCCAACGGTCGGCTCGCAGACGCCAATTCCAAGTTGCTCAACGAGCGCAGCAGGTCTCTGATCACCAGCAGCATCGCAAACGGTAGCCTCGGAGGGCCCTCGCTGGACGTGGGCTCTTTGGGTCAAACGGCACACTACGGGGCCTCGCTGGGGCCCCTCAACAGGAGCCTCAACCTGGGACTGTCCCTCCGAGGCCCTGTCACTGACGGGCAGAACAGCCGGGTGGAGGACTACCTCGCCAAG ATGCAGAGTGAGTTGGATAGAAACATATCAAAGGAATTAAACAATG CCACAGCAGAGCTGGATGTTGCTTCAGCCCGGATGTCACCGGTGGGCTCTGCCTCCAGGGCGGAGCTGGACCCCGTCAGCAGGGCGACGCAGCAGTACTTGGAG cagtcTACGTTGGCCACGCCTCCTCGGCTCAAAGAacgagcgagcgagagagagaaagcagcgatggtcgagcgagctagagtgaatgaagagagggagcagtGTTAG